The bacterium HR17 nucleotide sequence GCGCTCCTTTCACCCCCCTGCAAAAGATGGCACGGGCAGCGCCGTCAAGCCATTCAGGAGGGCGTTTTCTCCTCATTTGTTCGGCGGCTCAGGAGATCCGCCCTCCGATCCCCCCCATTGCCTTGCAAAGGAACACCGCTGTAAACTTGCCGTGTGGCGAAATCGTCGCTGCGCCGTCGTGAGGTGAAGCGCCGTGACCGTCTTTCCGATCGCGCGGATGCGTCGGTTGCGCCGCACAGAAACGCTGCGGCGGATGGTGCGGGAGACGACCTTGAGCGTCAACGACCTCATCTACCCGATGTTTGTCGTGCCTGGCACGAAACAGCGGCAAGAGGTGCCGTCCATGCCGGGCGTCTTTCGGGTCAGCGTGGACGAATTGGTGCGCGATGCCGAAGAGGTGGCGCGCTTGGGCATTCCTGCTGTCCTGCTCTTCGGCATTCCCGCGCGTAAGGACGAAAGGGGTAGCGAAGCCTACGACGACAACGGCATCGTTCAACAGGCGGTGCGGGCGCTGAAGCGAGCGGTGCACGAACTGGTCGTCATCACCGATGTCTGCTTGTGTGAATACACCTCACATGGACACTGCGGCATCGTGCGGGAAACGGCTGACGGGTTTGAGGTGGACAACGATGCGACGCTGGACCTTTTGGCGCGCACGGCGGTGTCGCACGCAGCGGCGGGTGCCGACATCGTGGCGCCGTCCGACATGATGGACGGGCGTGTCAAAGCCATTCGGGAAGCGTTAGACGCTAACGGGTTTGCCCATGTGCCCATCATGAGTTACGCCGCCAAGATGGCGTCGGCGTTTTACGGTCCTTTCCGCGAAGCCGCTGAAAGCGCCCCACAGTTTGGTGACCGACGCGGCTACCAAATGGACTTTGCCAACAAGCGGGAAGCGCTGCGGGAGATCGCCATAGACTTGGAAGAGGGCGCCGACAT carries:
- the hemB gene encoding Delta-aminolevulinic acid dehydratase, translated to MTVFPIARMRRLRRTETLRRMVRETTLSVNDLIYPMFVVPGTKQRQEVPSMPGVFRVSVDELVRDAEEVARLGIPAVLLFGIPARKDERGSEAYDDNGIVQQAVRALKRAVHELVVITDVCLCEYTSHGHCGIVRETADGFEVDNDATLDLLARTAVSHAAAGADIVAPSDMMDGRVKAIREALDANGFAHVPIMSYAAKMASAFYGPFREAAESAPQFGDRRGYQMDFANKREALREIAIDLEEGADIVMVKPALAYLDIIAAARERFEVPIAAYNVSGEYAMVKAAAQMGWLDEDRIVGEILTAIKRAGADLIITYFAKQVAPLLKGT